One genomic window of Rhinolophus ferrumequinum isolate MPI-CBG mRhiFer1 chromosome 23, mRhiFer1_v1.p, whole genome shotgun sequence includes the following:
- the ATP5F1E gene encoding ATP synthase subunit epsilon, mitochondrial, whose amino-acid sequence MVAYWRQAGLSYIRYSQICAKAVRDALKTEFKANAEKTSGSSVKIVKVKKE is encoded by the exons ATGGTGGCGTACTGGCGACAGGCTGGACTCAG CTACATCCGATACTCCCAGATCTGTGCAAAAGCAGTGAGAGATGCTctgaaaacagaattcaaagCAAATGCCGAAAAGACTTCCGGCAGCAGCGTAAAAATTGTGAAAGTGAAAAAGGAATAA
- the TUBB1 gene encoding tubulin beta-1 chain — protein sequence MREIVHIQIGQCGNQIGYKFWEVIGEEHGIDSAGSYGGDSALQLERINVYYNEAHDKKYVPRAVLVDLEPGTMDSIRSSKLGTLFQPDNYVHGNSGAGNNWAKGHYTEGAELLESVLDVVRGESEACDCLQGFQVVHSLGGGTGSGMGTLLMGKIREEYPDRILNSFSVMPSPKVSDTVVEPYNAVLSIHQLIENSDACFCIDNEALYDICFRTLKLTTPTYGDLNHLVSLTMSGITTSLRFPGQLNADLRKLAVNMVPFPRLHFFMPGFAPLTAQGSQQYRALTVAELTQQMFDARNTMAACDPRRGRYLTVACIFRGKMSTREVDDQLLTVQTRNSSCFVDWIPNNVKVAVCDIPPRGLNMAATFIGNNTAIQELFTRVSEQFTAMFKRRAFVHWYTGEGMDINEFAEAESNIHDLVSEYQQFQDARAVLEENEEVAEEAEAEAENKEL from the exons ATGCGTGAAATTGTACACATTCAGATTGGCCAGTGCGGTAACCAGATCGGATACAAG TTCTGGGAGGTGATTGGAGAGGAGCATGGGATCGACTCGGCTGGGAGCTACGGCGGAGACTCTGCCCTGCAGCTGGAGAGAATCAATGTGTACTACAACGAGGCCCACG ATAAGAAGTATGTGCCGCGGGCCGTGTTGGTGGACCTGGAGCCTGGCACGATGGATAGCATCCGATCTAGCAAACTGGGAACCCTCTTTCAACCAGACAATTATGTCCATG GTAACTCTGGGGCCGGCAACAACTGGGCGAAGGGCCATTACACGGAGGGAGCGGAGCTGTTGGAGAGCGTCCTGGACGTGGTGCGGGGCGAGAGCGAGGCCTGCGACTGCCTGCAGGGCTTCCAGGTGGTCCACTCGCTGGGCGGGGGCACGGGCTCGGGCATGGGCACGCTGCTCATGGGCAAGATCCGGGAGGAGTACCCCGACCGCATCCTGAACTCCTTCAGCGTCATGCCGTCGCCCAAGGTGTCGGACACCGTGGTGGAGCCCTACAACGCCGTGCTGTCCATCCACCAGCTCATCGAGAACTCCGACGCCTGCTTCTGCATCGACAACGAGGCCCTGTACGACATCTGCTTCCGCACCCTCAAGCTGACCACGCCCACCTACGGCGACCTCAACCACCTGGTGTCGCTGACCATGAGCGGCATCACCACCTCCCTGCGCTTCCCGGGCCAGCTCAACGCCGACCTGCGCAAGCTGGCCGTGAACATGGTGCCCTTCCCGCGCCTGCACTTCTTCATGCCCGGCTTCGCCCCGCTCACGGCGCAGGGCAGCCAGCAGTACCGCGCCCTGACGGTGGCCGAGCTCACCCAGCAGATGTTCGACGCCCGCAACACCATGGCCGCCTGCGACCCCCGGCGCGGCCGCTACCTGACGGTGGCCTGCATCTTCCGGGGGAAGATGTCCACCAGGGAAGTGGACGACCAGCTGCTTACCGTGCAGACCAGGAACAGCAGCTGCTTTGTGGACTGGATCCCCAACAACGTCAAGGTGGCCGTGTGCGACATCCCGCCGCGCGGCCTCAACATGGCCGCCACCTTCATCGGCAACAACACGGCCATCCAGGAGCTGTTCACCAGGGTGTCGGAGCAGTTCACGGCCATGTTCAAGAGGAGAGCCTTCGTGCACTGGTACACCGGCGAGGGGATGGACATCAACGAGTTTGCCGAAGCCGAGAGCAACATCCATGACTTGGTATCCGAGTACCAGCAATTCCAAGATGCCAGAGCAGTTCTGGAGGAGAATGAAGAGGTCGCGGAGGAGGCAGAAGCGGAAGCAGAAAATAAGGAACTTTAG